In the Natrinema sp. CBA1119 genome, GCACTCGTCGCGACGAAGATCGCCGCCACGTAGAGCCCGCCGACGACGAGGACGGAGCCGACCATCGCCAGCGGCAGGTTTCGACCGGGATTCTTCATTTCCCCGGCGACGGTCGCCACCTGCGCGAAGCCGAGATACGAGGTGAATACGAGCGCCGCCGTCGTCAGTACGGAGACCGTTCCGTACGGTGCGAACTGTTCGGGTGCGGACGGTTCGCCGATGAGTCCCACCGCGTCGAGTCCGCCGTACCCGAGGAAAAACACCAGAATCGACAGCAACAACGCGACGATCCCGTTCTGCAGCTTCGCCGCGTTTTCCGTCCCTGTGACGTTCAATACGGTAAAGCCCGCGCCGAACAACAGCGCCAGTGGGATAACGAGCCCATCGCCGACCGCAACACCGAGTTCGGCGAGCGTATCGACGGCGTAGTAGCCGAAGCCGACGAGGTAAAACGCCGTCGCGAACACCAGTCCGAACCACAACGAGAGTCCGACGACGGTCCCGGCGAGCGTGCCCAGCGCGCGGGAGATATAGTAGTAGCCGCCCCCGCTTTTGGGCATCGCCGTCGCGAGTTCGGAGGTCGGCAGTGCGACCAGCAACGCGACGAGCGCGCCGATGGCGAACGACGCCGCCGCTGCGGGACCGGCCTCTCCGGCCGCTAGCCCCGGAAAGACGAAAATACCGGCACCGATCATCGTCCCGATCCCGATGGCGAGGCCACCGGAGAGCCCGAGCGTCCGCTCGAGTTCAGCGTCGTCCGTGATCGTCGCCTCGTCGGTCTCGATCGTCGCCTCGACCTGTGGCGATTCGCCCTCGACGTTGGTTCCACCGGCCGGCGACGTATCACCCATAGCGAGAGAGAGTCCCGCTGGCCGTATATTTCTGCTGCTGACCGAGGGTCCGGATCGACGTTTCGGCCCTCCAGCCGCCGACACCCGGCGGCAGCCGGTTCCGCGATCAACCAACGAGTTCGTCGGCTAACAACCGCAGGCTCTCGTCGTCCTCTCCGGCCGCGTCCGGAACTGCAAGCATGACCTCCTCGATCCCGACGTCGGCGTACGCCGCGAGCCGCTCGCGGACTTCCGCCGGCGTCCCCGTCGCAGCCGTCTCGAGGTATGCCGACAGAAAGAACTCGCGGGGCTCGCTCGGCTCGTCGGACAGCATCTCGTCGGCGAACGCCTCGCGTTTTTCCGTCGCTGCCTCGGTCGTCTCGCCGACGAAGACGAACAGCTCGGCGGATTTCCGGATCTCCTCGTACCGATCCTCGCTCTCGCAGTGCTCGCGCAGTACGTCGAGTTTCTCCGCGAAGCCCGCGGGCTCGAGCGTGCCGTAGTTCCAGCCGTCGGCCAGCTCGGCGGTGTAACGCAGCGTAAACTCCTCGCCCCCGCCGCCGATCCAGATCGGCGGGTGGGGGTCCTGGACGGGGTGGGGCTCGCAGAATGCGTCCTCGAGGTCGATATCGAGGTTCTCGCCCCGGTGACTGTACGTCTCGTTCGTCCAGAGTCCCTGCAGGATCTCGACGGTCTCGGCGAGCCGACGGAGCCGTTCGGCCGGCGGCTCCCGAAACTCGTAGCCGAAACGGTCGTACTCGGCTTCGTACCAGCCGCCGCCCAGCCCCAGCTCGAGCCGGCCGTCGCTCACCCGATCGACCGTCGCCGCCATCTTCGCGAGCAGCGCCGGATGGCGGTAGGACTGGCTGGTGACGAGCGTCCCCAACCGAACGCGGTCGGTCGCCTCGGCGACCGCACTCAGCGTCGTCCAGCACTCGTGGGTGTTCCGGCGCGGGTCGCCGATCCACGACTGGAAGTGATCCTCGAGCCAGACCGCGTCGTAGCCCAGCGATTCGGCCTCGAGCGCAGTGTCCCGAACCGTGTCGATATCGGTGCCGTACTGGGGGAGGATGACTCCGGCCTCGAGGTCGGCCGCGTCGGAGTCGGTCGGGCTCATTCGGTCACCTCTCGATCGAGCGCCAGCGTTCGATCGGCGAGCGTTTCCGGATCCGCGGCGATGAGTTTGACGAGCGCCTCTTTGCCGACTTCGCCGCGGTCGATGACGGCGACGGGAGCCTCCTCGCGGTCCGCGAACGCCTGCCGGGCACCCCAGCCCATCGTGCTTCCCTCAGTCTCTTTCACGGCTGCCGGCTCTGTATCGCGGTCGTACGTGGCGACCGGCCACTCGAGGGACTCGAGCGCCGCCTCCACGTCCGCGTCGAACCGACAGTTAACCGCGAACCGGAGGTCGGGGACGAACTCCCGCGCCGAGAGGAGGAAACGAGCGACGTGGCTCGAGGCCCCGAACCGAACGCCGCGGTTGGGCTGGACGCCCGAGAGCGTTCGCGTGATGCGGCCCTCGACGGCGGCCGTTTCGGTGACGGATTCGGCGTAGGGCGTCGCGCCGACGACGTTCATCCCGACCTCGGGAACCAGCGCAGAGATATCGGCGTCGACGAACCGATCGACGATCGCCTGAACTTCCTCGGCAGTGGGTTCTCGAGCGGCTTCGTTTCGCAGCGGGACCATGTGGTTGACCGCGCCGTGGCCCTCGCCCACGTCGGAGTAGTAGCGCACCGCGCGGGCGAGGAAGTCGGTCGCGCCCGCCACTGCGGGCTCGAGGGCCTCTCCCTTCGCGAGGCGGGCCGCGATCGCAGCGGCGAGCGCGCAGCCGGAACCGTGGGTCGCGTCGGTGCCGACGCGGGGGTGTTCGAACGTTCGAACGGTGTCGTCAGTGACGAGCACGTCCTGTACTCGCTCGCCGGGGACGTGGCCGCCCTTGACGAGGACCGCATCGACGCCCGTCTCGAGGATCGCGTCGCCGGCCTCGCGAGCCGTTTCCTCGTCGACCACGGCGACGTCGGTCAGTACCTCGGCCTCGTCGACGTTGGGCGTCGCCAGCGTCGCCTCGCCGAGTAGGTCTTCGTAGGCGCGTTCGGCTTCGGGCTCGAGCAGGCGATCGCCGGAGGTCGCGACCATCACGGGATCGACCACGAGCGGAAAATCGAACTCGCTTGCGCGGTCAGCGACGGTCCGAACGATGTCCGCGGTCGCGAGCATTCCCGTCTTCGCCCCGCCGACCGCGAAGTCGTCGGTGACGGCCGCGAGCTGGGCCTCGACCGCCTCGAGCGGGAGGACGTGCGAGGACTCGACGCCGCGGGTGTTCTGGGCGGTGACGGCGGTGATCGCCGAGGTGCCGAAGACGCCGTGGGCGGCCATCGTCGCGAGATCAGCCTGAATCCCTGCGCCACCGCCGGAGTCGCTGCCCGCGATTGTCAACCCGACCGGCCGGTGTTCGGGTGCTGGCGTTCTCATAGGTGATCGTATTCCGTGGTTGTACTAAGCGATGGTGGTCCGCGAGACAGGACGTAGTCCATTGTGGTGGATTCCGGCCAGAATGGCCACTGCGTCGGTCCCCTCGATCGACAAGAGCCCCAGCATCACCGGCCGGTTGTTTCCCGTTTATACTGGTTATAATTATTGTCCCTCCGCCGAACGGATCTGTATGAACGAACGATCGGGAACGAGACGACACTGCCTGGTGGCGATGGGAGCAGTCGGTACGACCGCGCTGGCTGGGTGTCAGGAACAAACCGACGCGGACGAGACCGGGAACGGTTCGGGGACGGACGGATCGACGAGTAACGGCAACTCGGCCGGACTCAGCGACGACGGCATCGAGGACGCATCGGCCCTCATCTCGGCGACTCGAAAAACGCTCACGAAGCAGGGGTACGAACTCACCGAGGAGCTCACGTCGACCGGCATCGAGACGAACGACCGCTCGCAGCGGACGCGAAGCAGCCGCGCGGACGAGCGACTGCTATTCGTTCTCGAGACCGCGTCGGCGACGAACCGAGTGTACATCGACGGTGGGACCCGCTACGGTCAGGCGACAGAGAACGGGGAAACGACGTCGTCGACGCGAGAACTGAGCGGGTCGTTCGAGCGGACTCACACGCCCGATCACCTCTCCAGACAGCGGAGCCTCGGCGGCGTTCTCGAGGCCGGAACTTACGTCTCCGCGGGGACGGCCACGCGAAACGGTCGCGAGCTCCGACAGTTAGCGCTCGAGTCGGTTACGATTCAGGAATCGGGCGCCGAGATTTCGACCGCGAGCGGTACGGTCCTCGCCACCGACGACGGGGTCGTCTTCGAGGCGACGCTTTCGTTCGAGGGGAGCGTCGACGGGGCGGAGATTACGCGCGAGCAGTCGATGGCCGTCACCGAACTCGGCGATATCACGGTCGAGCGACCGGCGTGGGTCGACGCAGCCAGTCAGTAAGGGCTCGAGTTACGGATCCGACTCGTCTGTCAGCGTCGCGTAGGCCGCCCACGACGGATCGACAGTCGGATGCTCGAGTCGGTCCCCGTCCACGAGCACCTCGCCGTCGCCCGCCGTCGCTTCGACGCGGCCGATTTCGGCGACGGGAGTGTCCCGGGCCGCGAGCGCCGTGCGTACGGTATCGACACCGGTTGAATCGACCGCGAGCAGGAGCGAGCCGCAACTGGTCGCGGCCCAGGGGTCGATTGCGAGGGCATCACAGACCTCGCGGACGCCGGGGCGCATCGGGACGGCCGCGCGGTCGACCGCGAACCGAACACCCGCGCCGTCGGCCATCTCGTTGAGTGCACCGGCGAGCCCCCCTTCGGTGACATCATGCATCGCCCGCACCGGTCCCGCAGCGGCCGCGGTAAGGGCGTCGCGGACCGAGAAGACTTCCTCGAGGCGGTCCTGCGCGTCCGCGATCACGTCGTCCGGGAGGGCCAGCTGATCGCCGAAGAGCGTACTCAAGAGGCCGACCGACTCGACGGCGGGACCGTTCGTCAGGAGGAGCAGGTCGCCGGGACGGGCTCCGTCGGGGCGGACGATTTCGTCGTGATCGCCGACGCCCATCGCGGTCGCAGCGCCGACCCACGGATGCGAGACATCCGCGTATCGCGCCGTGTGGCCCGTCACGACCGAGACGCCGAGATCGACGCACTCCGCGTGGATCGTCTCCCAGACCGTCGCGAACTCGTCGTCGGCCATCCCCTCCGGGAGCGTAAAACAGATCGAGAGATGCGATGGGGCGACGCCGCTGACGGCCACGTCCGCGAGCACGAGGTCGAGTGCGAACCGCGCCGCCCGCTCGAGGCCCAGCGCGGGGAGGATCGAGAGCGGATCGGTGGCGGTGACCAGCGCCCGACCGCCGATATCGAGGACGCCGAAGTCGACGCCGTGGGTCGGGCCGACGGCGACGTCGTCGCGGTCGGCACCGAGATTCGGTGCGACGTGCCGCTCGAAGAACGCGCGATCGATTTTGCCGAGGTCGCTCACGGCCGGCAGGTCCCACCGAGCGATCTTAGCGGTGGTGATCCGCGTCGACCGCGCCCCGGAACGACGGCTCGTCGACCGTCGGTCACTCCGACCGCCACTCGAGGGGCTCCCCCGATCGAACGCGCTTCGCCGCCGATTTCGAACGGCAGCACCGTAACCACAGCCACTATCGCTCGTAGCGTCACGAAACCGATATAGGTTACGGACAAGAGTGAAGGCCGTTCCCGGATTATCCGGGATAGATGGCGTATTCGCTCCGGTCACGGGTCGATGTCGATCTCGAGTTCTCCGCGAGCGAATTTACGGGTGCGCTAGGTGATTCGGTTACGGTGTTGCCGCTGCTCGTGGCGCTGGGGGCGACGACGAGCGTCTCGCTTCCCCACGTCCTCGTCGGCTTCGGCGTCTTTCAGATCGTCTGGGGCGTCTACTACGGGATGCCGCTCTCGGTCGAGCCGATGAAGGCGCTGGTCGGCCTGGCGATCGTCGGGGCGCTCACGTACGCCGAACTCGCTGCCGCCGGGCTGCTCGCCGGCGGCGTCCTGCTCGCGGTCGGGCAACTCGGCCTCGTCGGGCGGCTCCAGCGGGTCGTCGGGGAACCGGTCATCCGCGGCGTCCAGTTCGCCGTGGCTCTCCTCCTGCTCGAGGCGGCCGTCGACCTCTCGATCGGGAACCCGCCGGTCGCGGCGGGCGGGCTCGCCGTCGTCGGCCTGCTCGCGCTCGGCGGCTATCGGAGGGCGAGCGTGCTGGTCGTCCTCGGCCTCGGCGGGGTCGTCGCCGTCGCGACGGCGGGCGTTCCGACACCGACGGTTCCGACCCTCGCAGTCTTTCCCGCCGGGTCGCCGTCGTTCAGCGCGGCGGCGCTCGAGGGGACCGTCGCCCAACTCGGTATGACAGTGGGGAACGCCGCGATCGCGACCGCCCTGCTCTGTGGCGACCTCTACGACCGGGATATCTCGCCGGACGCGCTCTCGAGCAGTATGGGCGTCACCTGCCTCGCGGCGATCCCGCTGGGCGGTGTGCCGATGTGTCACGGGAGCGGGGGCCTGGCCGGAAAACACGCCTTCGGCGCGCGGACCGGCGGCGCGAACGTCCTGCTCGGGCTCGGCTATCTCGCGTTCGCGCTGGTCGCCGCCGGGGCCGTCCTCGCGGCCTTCCCGATGGCCGTCCTCGGCGTGCTCCTCGTCGTCGTGGCACTCGAGCTGGCTCGAGCGGCGTTCGAGCCCGTCACCGACGGCCGGTCGCTCGCGCTCGTCGCGGGGATCGGGGCCGTCGGCCTCGTGGGCAACGTCGGCGTCGCGTTCGTCCTCGGGGCCGTCGCGTTCTGGCTGCTCTCGCGACAGTCGTGAGCGGTCTGTGGGCGCAGTCGAGAACACGAGCCGGATAACCTTTGATTCCGTAGCGCCAACTGCCGCCAATGGCTCCAAGCTGGGCGGATCTCTTCGACCGCGGGGCGGCGTACGAATGTGATCTCGAGGATATCCGAACCGAACTCGAGACGATCCGGGAGGAGAGCGATGCCTGAGCGGGACGAGCCGAACCCCGCGCGCGTCGTCGCGGACGCCGACGTGCTCGCGGCGGATCTCCTCCTCGGCGGCGATGCGCGCGAGGCGCTGGACCACGTCCGCCGCCACTCCTGGGTCGAACTGGTCGCGAGCGATCCGCTGCTCGCACAGACCGAACGGCTCGTGTCGAAACTCGCCGATCCGACCCTCGCCGCCGATCACCGGGAGCGCCTCGAGGCCGAGCGGGTCTCTGTCGACCAGCCGGAGGGAGACCACCCCGCGTTGGCCTCGGCCTATCGGGGCGAGGCGGCGCACCTCCTCTCGTCCGACGAGCGCCTTCGATCGGCGAAAGCCGGGCTCACGCTCCAGCCGCGGGTGTCCGTCAGCGTCCGTCCGCCGGACGCGTTCGCCCGCCTCTTCGATCCCGAGAGCCTGTACGAGGCCGTCAAGAGCGGCGAGTACCCGGGCCCGGATCGGGATCCTCGAGCGTAGCCGCGGCGGTCCGGCTCGCGAAGCGACCACAGTACCGCGAGCGGGTTCGCACGGACTGATCGAACGCCGAGAGTCTTATCCGACAGGAGCCCGCAGTATTGAGGGGTTATGAACGACCTTCGCATCGGATTGAGCTACGGTGACGTGCTCCTCGTCCCGAGGCGCTCGCCAGTCGACGGCCGCAACGACGTGGATCTCTCGACATCGTTTACGCCGAGCGTCGAACTCGAGACGCCGCTGGTCGCCGCTGCCATGGACACCGTCACGGAGGCCGAACTGGCGATCGAACTCTCGCGGGCCGGCGGAGTGGGCGTCCTCCACCGATTTCTCGAACCGGACGACCAGGCCGCACAGGTCGAGCGGGTGACGGCCGCTGACGAACGGGTAGCCGCCGCCGTCGGAATCAACGAGGACTACGTCGCTCGCAGCGACGGCCTGGTCGCGGCCGGCGTCGACGCGCTCGTGGTCGACGTCGCACACGGCCACCTCGAGCGGACGCTCGAGGCCGTCGAGCAACTCAGAGCGACGTTCCCGAACACCGATCTCGTCGCGGGCAACGTCGCGACGCCCGCAGGCGTCGAGGACCTCGCGGCCGCCGGTGCCGACTGCGTGAAGGTCGGTATCGGTCCGGGCTCACACTGCACTACCCGGAAGGTCGCCGGCGCGGGCGTCCCGCAACTGACCGCGGTCGACGACTGCGCGACGGCGGCAGCGGATCTGGACGTGACGATCTGTGCGGACGGCGGAATTCGCACGTCAGGCGACGCGGTGAAGGCGCTCATGGCCGGGGCCGACACCGTCATGGTCGGGAGCCTCCTCGCCGGCACCGAGGAAGCGCCCGGCGCGGTGGTCGAGGTCGACGGCACGCGGTACAAGCGCTCGCGGGGAATGGCGACCACCACCGCCGCCGAAAAGCGCGACGACAAGGAAAGCGAGGTCCGTGCGGACGAGGGCGTCGAGGCGCTGACGCCGTACAAGGGGCCGGTCGCCGACGTCGTTGCGGAGTTCCGCGCCGGCATCCAGTCGGGGCTCTCCTACTGCGGCGGCCACACGATCCCGGCGGCCCGCGAGAAGGCGGAGTTCATCCGCGTCGCCCCCAGCGCGAAAGCCCGCGAGGGGTACCACGCGGATCACGACTGGGAGGGCGTTAGCGTCGACAGTGAGGCGAACGCGCTCGAAAACGGGGAGAACGTCGTCGACAGCGAGGCGAACGACGGTGACGGCGAGGCGACCGCAGTCGACAACGGGGCAAACGACGGCGACGAATCGCAGGTCGGGGATGCAAGCGCGGTGAACGACGATTGAAGGCGTCCCAGACGACGGTTTCACTCACTCGTTTCCTCGACCGCAGCCGCGGATTCCGACCGGGTCACGACCAGTATCGGGATGTCGACCGTTCGGAGCACGGTCGCGGTGACACTGCCCAGTAGCTGCCGCCGGAGATTCGACCGACCGTGTGACCCCATGACGACGATATCGACGTCGTGCTCGGCGACGTACTCGCGAATTCCGGCGGCGACGCCGTCGAACGATGTCGTTCGGACGACGTCGGTTTCGAGCTCGAGGTCGGCGTCTCGCCCCTCGATCTCGTCCGCGAGTTCGTCGACGGCTGTCATCCCTTGCGCCTCGAGCCGTTCGACGAACGATTTCTCGAGGCCGCCGGCGTTGAACGCGCCGCCTGCTGCCTGCAGGTCGACGACGCTCAGCACGTGGACGGTCGCGCCGTACCGTCGGGCCACCGTGGCTCCGTGAGGAGCGGCCGCGGCGGCGCTCTCGCTCCCGTCGGTCGGCACGAGAACCCGAGCGTAGTCGAACGCGTCCTCGGCAGAGGGATCCCCCGCCGGAACGACCAGGACGGGTACGTCGCTCCGCTGGAGGACCCCTTCCGTGACGCCGCCGAGGAGGCGCTTCCCGAGGCCCGTGAGACCCTGCTTGCCGATGACGATCAGGCTCGCGTCGCGGTCGGCCGCGCGTTCGGCGATGCGAACCGCGGGCGTTCCCTCCGTTAGCGTCGTCGTCACGGGCCGATCGACGGCCGACGCGAGGGCTTCGATCTCCGCGAGAATCCGCTCCCCGCGCTCTCGTAGCTGCGCCGTCTCGTCGTCCGTCCTCGCGAGCCGACGCGATCGCCGCTCGACGACGTGGACGATGTCGACGGCCGCATCGAACGTCCGGGCGAGCTCGATGCCGCGTTTCGCGGCCCGTTTTGCCTCGTCGCTGCCGTCGACGGGGAGCAGGATACGATCGTACATCGTCTCGCCGTTCGGCGTCCGTTCCCTTCAGTATACTGACGACCGAGGCGACGTTCGACGGTCACTCGTCGCGTCCGGCGTACCACTCCGCGAACGCCGCCAGCGCGCGGCCGCGATGCGAGATCGCGTTCTTCTCCTCGGTGCTCATCTCGGCCATCGTCTGGCCGTTGTACTCGAAGATCGGATCGTAGCCGAACCCGCCTTCGCCGCGGGGGGCGACGAGCGTGCCGGCGACCGACCCCGCGAACGTCTCGGTTCCGTTTCGGTCGACGTAGGCGAGCACGGTTCGGAACTGCGCGCGGCGGTTCTCTTCCTCGCTCGCGAGTTGCCAGAGCCGCTCGACGCCGACGGTGTCCTCGACGTACGCCGAGTACGGCCCCGGGAACCCACCCAGCGAATCGACGAAGAGCCCCGCGTCGCCTACGAGTACCGGTTCGTCGCTCCCCAGCTCCTCGAAGGCCTCGCAGGCGCCGTGGGCCGCGATCTCCTCGAGCGAATCGCTCTGAACCTCAGTGTAGTCGTACTCGATCTGTTCGACGGGTTCGACTCCCTCGAGGTAGTCCCGCGCCTCGCGGACCTTCCCCTCGTTGCCGGTGACGAATCGAATGGCCATGTGCGAGCGACGTGGTGGCGACGGCAAAGCGTCGTCGGTTGCGCCGCGCGGGACGGTCGACTCCCCCTCGAGTCTACAGTTCAAGTACGTCCATCACAGTCGCTTCGGCCTTCCGCAGGTGCTCGGCCGCGGTTCCGGGGGCGCAGTCCAGCGCCGCGGCGACGTCTTCGACGCTCGCGGTGCGGGGGACGTCAAAGTAGCCCAGTTCGCGACCGACCCGCAGCGCCTCGCGTTGCCGGTCGGTCAGCGCCCCGACCGCGGCGTCGGTGCCGTCGTACTCGCCGACGCGATCGACGGTCGCCTCGATCCCCTCGGGAATTCCCGCAAGGGCGCGCCGGAGGTCCTCGGACTCGCCGACGACGGAAAAGCGGATCGTCCAGTCGGATCGGTACTCGATCGGTGGGAGAACGACGAGGCTCCCCTTCGTGAGGCTCTCGAGCAGTCGCTCGTCGACAGCTTCCGGAACGTCGCGCACGTAGACGGTGAACGAGCGGTCGCCGGTCCGGGTGAGGTCGTACTCGCCGACCTCCTCGGTCCGCTCCATCGCGGCCGCGTAGGCGTCCGGATCGCCGACGACGTAGAAGATGAAGGTGTTGTCGTCGTCGCCGACGAGGTTGCCGTGGATCATCCGATAGGAATCGAACGCGTCGCTGTCGGCGACGAACCGGTGCATCGGATGGATCGTCTCGGCGTCGTAGCGCAGCGTGAGCCGAACGGTCTTCACGGCCGGAGGGTCCGGGCTGTATATATAAATAGCCTAGCGGGTGACGCAGAAGCGACTCGCCTCCGGTCTCCGAATGGCCGAATATGTCCTTGGATTCGACGCTCGAGTCCCGGGCGACCGGGACGGTGAGTTCGGCGGGGGAAATCGATCTCGAGAGTCTGCTCGGCGACGCGGTTCTCGGTCGCGACGATCACGAGAACGCGCCCGCGTTCGTGATCCGGCCGGACGAGGTTCGGGACGTCCTCACGACGCTGCGAGACGAAGCGGAGTTCGACCACTGTTCCTGCGTGACGGCCCAGCAGTACCCCGACCGGTTCGAGACGATCTACCATCTGCGGTCTTACACCGACCCGACTCGAGAGGTGAGCATCGTCGTCCCGACGCCGATCGACGATCCGGTCAGCGAGTCCGCCGCGCCGGTCTTCGAGACGGCCGACTGGCACGAGCGCGAGGCCTACGACCTCGTCGGGATCGAGTACGAGGACCACCCCGACTTGCGGCGGATTTTGCTGCCCGAAACGTGGCAGGGCCATCCGCTGGGACTGGCGTACGACCAGGAGCAGCCGCAGGTCGTCACCCTCTCGGAGCACGCGAATCCGATCGCGGGCGACGAACACGACGCCGCGTCGGAGACGATGTTTCTCAACATCGGCCCGCACCATCCGTCGACTCACGGCGTGCTCCACGTGAAGGCGGTACTCGACGGCGAGACGGTCGTCGACGTCGATCCCGACATCGGCTACATCCACCGCTGCGAGGAACAGATGTGTCAGGGGAGCACCTATCGCCACCAGATCATGCCCTATCCTGACCGCTGGGACTGGGTGTCGTCGGGACTGCTGAACGAGTGGGCCTACGCCCGCGCCGCGGAGGACCTGGCCGATATCGAGGTTCCAGCGTACGCACAAGCCGTCCGCACGATGGGGGCCGAACTGTCGCGGCTCGCCTCCCACTTCATCGCCGTCGGCACCTACGCGCTCGACATCGTCGGCGAGTTCTGCGCCGCCTTCCAGTACGCCATCCGCGACCGCGAACTGGTCCTCGACGTGCTCGAGGAACTGACCGGCCAGCGGATGATGTTCAACTACTTCCGGCTGGGCGGGGTCGCCTGGGACCTGCCCGAACCCCGCGAGGAGTTCGTCGCGGGCGTCCGGGACGTACTCGATAGTTTTCCCGCCAAGATCGACGAGTATCACGACCTGCTGGTCACCAACGAGATCTTCCAGCGCCGCTGCGTCGACACCGGCGTCTTGGCGCCCGACGCGGCGAAGCGCTACGGCTGTACGGGTCCCGTCGCGCGCGGCTCCGGTATCGACTACGACCTCCGGCGAGACGATCCCTACGGCTACTACGAGAATCTCGAGTGGGACGTCGTCACCGAGCCCGACGGCGACAACTTCGCCCGGCTGCTCGTTCGGCTGCGCGAGGTCGAGGAGTCCGCGAAGATAATCGAGCAGTGCCTGGATCTGCTCGCGGAGTGGCCCGACGACGACCGGGAGATCCAGAGCAACGTTCCCCGAACGCTCAAGCCCGAAGCCGACGCCGAAATCTACCGCGCCGTCGAGGGGGCGAAGGGCGAACTCGGGATCTACATCCGGTCGGACGGCACCGACACGCCGGCGCGGTTCAAGATACGTAGCCCCTGTTTCTCGAACCTCTCCGCGCTCCCGGAACTCGCCCGCGGCGAGTACGTGGCCGACCTCATCGCGGCGATCGGGAGCCTCGACTGTATCATGGGGGAAGTCGACCGCTGATCGGCGGTCACGTCACGATTCGAGGGCGAAAAACAGCAGTTGCGTCGCTCAGTCGTCGGTATCGTCGACGATGACTTCGACGGGTTCGTCCGCTTGATCCTCGCTCTCGTCGGACGAGGGGCTTTCCTGTTGCCACAGGAGGCCGCCGGCGACGAGAACGACGACCCACGACCGCCAGTTGGCGAGGTTCAGGGTGTAGCCGACGCCGAAGGGTTTCTCCACGAGCATCCCTTCGCCGGGCTGCCAGTACGACGAGAGCATGCGGCCGATGCTCGGTCGTTCGAAGTTGTACGGTACCCCGAGAATCTCACCGGAAGTGGGCTTCTCTGCCATAGCCGGTGATACGTCCTCCCCTATTAAGAGTATTGTGTGCTGTGACGATCGGTGCGAGCGACCGACCGCGACCGGCTGTGATCCCGCGTCGTTCCGCGTCCGCGCCGTTCTGAGCCCGCGTCGATCGCGCCCTCGACGTTCCGCGTCCGCGTCGTTACGCGTCCGTTTGGTACCGGCCGCGTCCCTCGACATCTCGGAGACGCTCGAGCACCCGTTCTTCACCGACCTCGCGATACCCGTCCCGGACCGCCTCGCGGAGCGGCTCGGGGTCGTCGGCGGTGCCGACGAGGCTCTGATCGAAGATGTGGAGATCCATCGCGTAGTCCTC is a window encoding:
- the thiD gene encoding bifunctional hydroxymethylpyrimidine kinase/phosphomethylpyrimidine kinase; translated protein: MRTPAPEHRPVGLTIAGSDSGGGAGIQADLATMAAHGVFGTSAITAVTAQNTRGVESSHVLPLEAVEAQLAAVTDDFAVGGAKTGMLATADIVRTVADRASEFDFPLVVDPVMVATSGDRLLEPEAERAYEDLLGEATLATPNVDEAEVLTDVAVVDEETAREAGDAILETGVDAVLVKGGHVPGERVQDVLVTDDTVRTFEHPRVGTDATHGSGCALAAAIAARLAKGEALEPAVAGATDFLARAVRYYSDVGEGHGAVNHMVPLRNEAAREPTAEEVQAIVDRFVDADISALVPEVGMNVVGATPYAESVTETAAVEGRITRTLSGVQPNRGVRFGASSHVARFLLSAREFVPDLRFAVNCRFDADVEAALESLEWPVATYDRDTEPAAVKETEGSTMGWGARQAFADREEAPVAVIDRGEVGKEALVKLIAADPETLADRTLALDREVTE
- a CDS encoding guanosine monophosphate reductase; protein product: MNDLRIGLSYGDVLLVPRRSPVDGRNDVDLSTSFTPSVELETPLVAAAMDTVTEAELAIELSRAGGVGVLHRFLEPDDQAAQVERVTAADERVAAAVGINEDYVARSDGLVAAGVDALVVDVAHGHLERTLEAVEQLRATFPNTDLVAGNVATPAGVEDLAAAGADCVKVGIGPGSHCTTRKVAGAGVPQLTAVDDCATAAADLDVTICADGGIRTSGDAVKALMAGADTVMVGSLLAGTEEAPGAVVEVDGTRYKRSRGMATTTAAEKRDDKESEVRADEGVEALTPYKGPVADVVAEFRAGIQSGLSYCGGHTIPAAREKAEFIRVAPSAKAREGYHADHDWEGVSVDSEANALENGENVVDSEANDGDGEATAVDNGANDGDESQVGDASAVNDD
- a CDS encoding TIGR03560 family F420-dependent LLM class oxidoreductase, yielding MSPTDSDAADLEAGVILPQYGTDIDTVRDTALEAESLGYDAVWLEDHFQSWIGDPRRNTHECWTTLSAVAEATDRVRLGTLVTSQSYRHPALLAKMAATVDRVSDGRLELGLGGGWYEAEYDRFGYEFREPPAERLRRLAETVEILQGLWTNETYSHRGENLDIDLEDAFCEPHPVQDPHPPIWIGGGGEEFTLRYTAELADGWNYGTLEPAGFAEKLDVLREHCESEDRYEEIRKSAELFVFVGETTEAATEKREAFADEMLSDEPSEPREFFLSAYLETAATGTPAEVRERLAAYADVGIEEVMLAVPDAAGEDDESLRLLADELVG
- a CDS encoding AIR synthase family protein, which produces MSDLGKIDRAFFERHVAPNLGADRDDVAVGPTHGVDFGVLDIGGRALVTATDPLSILPALGLERAARFALDLVLADVAVSGVAPSHLSICFTLPEGMADDEFATVWETIHAECVDLGVSVVTGHTARYADVSHPWVGAATAMGVGDHDEIVRPDGARPGDLLLLTNGPAVESVGLLSTLFGDQLALPDDVIADAQDRLEEVFSVRDALTAAAAGPVRAMHDVTEGGLAGALNEMADGAGVRFAVDRAAVPMRPGVREVCDALAIDPWAATSCGSLLLAVDSTGVDTVRTALAARDTPVAEIGRVEATAGDGEVLVDGDRLEHPTVDPSWAAYATLTDESDP
- a CDS encoding APC family permease, with the translated sequence MGDTSPAGGTNVEGESPQVEATIETDEATITDDAELERTLGLSGGLAIGIGTMIGAGIFVFPGLAAGEAGPAAAASFAIGALVALLVALPTSELATAMPKSGGGYYYISRALGTLAGTVVGLSLWFGLVFATAFYLVGFGYYAVDTLAELGVAVGDGLVIPLALLFGAGFTVLNVTGTENAAKLQNGIVALLLSILVFFLGYGGLDAVGLIGEPSAPEQFAPYGTVSVLTTAALVFTSYLGFAQVATVAGEMKNPGRNLPLAMVGSVLVVGGLYVAAIFVATSAFGSEQLAGFGETAMVEVGRHYLGAAGAFAIVFGGLLATMSSANASVLSTSRAIYAVSKDALLPRRASHINLRYGTPHVALGMAGGPILVLVATGRVELLAEVASFLHLVMYGLICVALLVLRRNEPEWYDPDFRVPGYPVVPILGALTSFALIGFMQRASQLIGLGIMLATAGWYAYYARDVTLKGVLQ
- a CDS encoding putative sulfate/molybdate transporter gives rise to the protein MAYSLRSRVDVDLEFSASEFTGALGDSVTVLPLLVALGATTSVSLPHVLVGFGVFQIVWGVYYGMPLSVEPMKALVGLAIVGALTYAELAAAGLLAGGVLLAVGQLGLVGRLQRVVGEPVIRGVQFAVALLLLEAAVDLSIGNPPVAAGGLAVVGLLALGGYRRASVLVVLGLGGVVAVATAGVPTPTVPTLAVFPAGSPSFSAAALEGTVAQLGMTVGNAAIATALLCGDLYDRDISPDALSSSMGVTCLAAIPLGGVPMCHGSGGLAGKHAFGARTGGANVLLGLGYLAFALVAAGAVLAAFPMAVLGVLLVVVALELARAAFEPVTDGRSLALVAGIGAVGLVGNVGVAFVLGAVAFWLLSRQS